GGGTCGTGATGCTTTCCCCGTGGCCGGACAGAAACTCATCTATGCTGGCAAGATCCTGAGTGACGATGTCCCCATCAGGGACTATCGCATTGACGAGAAGAACTTCGTGGTTGTCATGGTGACCAAGGTGGGTGATGTCTGCTGGTTGGGAGGGTGGGTGGATTGGCTGGGGAGCTGGCAAACAGCCTGTGCCCAAGAGAGATTAGCCATGAACAGGGTGGGGCGGAGCTGTGGAGGGATGTCGGGGCTAGATAGGGGTACTGATGCCTGCTCCCTTTTTCTGGGTGTCACAGGCCAAAACCAGCCCAGGCACCTCAGTACCCTCAGAGGCCTCACCCACTGCCACCCCGGAGTCTTCCACATCCTTCCCGTCAGCCCCTGCCTCAGGCATGTCCCACCCCCCACCTACTGCCAGAGAAGACAAAAGCCCATCGGAGGAATCTGCCCCCACGACGTCCCCGGAGTCTGTGTCAGGGTAAGGCAAGGAGCCGCAGCCCCAGTTTGGGCCCTGTCTTCCCTGCCCCTTTCAGCGCCCACGGTCATGGTTCCACACACCTGGGGGGAGGGCAAGCCTCCAGAAGCCAGGGTCCGATTTCTCTCTCTTGAATTTGCAGCTCTGTTCCCTCTTCAGGTAGCGGCGGGCGAGAGGAAGACGCAGCCTCCACGCTAGGTGGGTGGGTGGTCCCCCAGTTGAAAATGGCTGGATGCCCCAGGGGCATCCTGTGGGCATGGGAGGGCCGGGAAGCTGCCCTTCCTTCTTGGTGACCCAGCCTTTGTTGCTCCCTCCACAGTGACGGGCTCTGAGTATGAGACAATGCTGACGGAGATCATGTCCATGGGCTACGAGCGAGAGCGAGTTGTGGCTGCCCTGAGAGCCAGCTACAACAACCCCCACCGAGCTGTGGAATATCTACTCACGGTGAGGTGGGGCTGCTGCCTCCCGGGGAGTTCTCAAGGGAGCATGCGGACTTCAGTGCTCTGAAGGGTAGTCAGAATCTGTCCCCCAAAACGTTTGGGTTAGCGTTCTAGCCAGGAAAGAACTGCAGGAGCCGGGAGGAGAGCAGTGGGGTGGGCCTGGGAGGGCAGAGCGGAggcctcctgtgtctcccgccAGGGCTGAGTATGCAGGAGGGGCGGCAGTGGGCAGTCTGTGCTTGGAACTTAAAAGGACGCCTGACAGGGAATTCCTGGGAGCCCCGAGCCAGAACACGGTTCTGTCCAGGAGAGCCAAGTTTCAGAGCAGCCATCCACAGAAGCAGGTAAGTGATTGGGAGGTGTGCGCATGGGGTGCCTGCTGTTGCGGCACCTGACTCATCCCACCCACCCCGTACTTCTGGGAGCCCAGGGTGGTGTCTGACCACACCCCTTCCCCCTGCCAGCAGGAGAGAACCCCTTGGAATTTCTGCGAGACCAGCCTCAGTTCCAGAACATGCGGCAGGTGATTCAGCAGAACCCTGCGCTGCTGCCAGCCCTGCTCCAGCAGCTGGGCCAGGAGAACCCCCAGCTCTTACAGGTACAGGCCTGGGGGCAGAGGGAGTTGGTGCAGGCCCCATCTCCCCTACCTGTGGGTACCACAGTccccagagagagagagcccaGCCCAGCATGGTGGGTAGGGGAGTCTCAGCTTGGAAGGCACTACTGACACGATAGCCTCCTGCTGTTCCCTGTGACTTGATGGCCTCCGTGGTTTCACCTGATGCTCCAGCCACCTGTGAGGTGTAGGTGCTGTTGTCACACTCCCGCAGAGGAAGGCGCCAGAGGTTTGGAGCAGCCTGGCAACTGGTGGAGTATGTCTGCCGCCAGCCTCTGGGGCCTGCACTCTGACTTGGCTCCACATTTAGCTGTTGCTTCATAAACACCCCTAGGGTTGTGGGACTGCTGTGCCCTGGTTGGTTCTGAGACCACTGAGCTCAGCAAAGCTCCATCCTGCCCTTGAAGGTTCCGAGGCAGAGGAGCAGTGACCCCTGAGTGTGACAGGGTCCTCTGGGTTCTCTGTGAAGCCTGCCTTTCCTGATTCAGGCATCTGCTGCTTCTACCCCAGACGTTTCAGTCTCCTGTCCTGCCTCCTGCTCCCCTCCTCCAGGTGCTGGAGGGCCCGAGCTGCACATCTTCATTCTTTATCTGCTGTCAATCCTGGGGCCtttaatttctgtgtgtgtgtgtgagtcactcagttatgtctgactttgcagtcctatggactgtagcccgccagcctcctccgtccatggaattctcagcaagaatactggagtgggttaccatgcccttctccaggggatcttcccgatccagggattgaacctgggtttcctgtattgcaggcagattctttactatctgagccaccagggaaccccctccCTGCCTTAAATTTGTATGATCAGCCTGGACCCTCTGGATGCCATGTTCTCCATGACTGACTGGGTGCCTCCATGAAAATGCTTTCTACATATCCAAGACCAGAGCAGATTCTCCCAGCCTTCCCTAACCCTGCCAGGACCAACCTGGGCTTGCTGGAGCCCCAGGCACCTGGGGGCCTGCTGGGGCTGTTTGCTCTGTCCTGCATAACACTCAGCCCAGCCCTGCACTCCACCTCTGTGGCTGCCACCTCATCTTCTACTGGGTCCCCAGGCGGCCACTATCCAGGCCTCTGCTTCTGCACTTTTCCTGTGGTTATTCTCCACCAGAATCCAGATTCCTGAAAAAGtgctttttcttttgatgtggaaATTGTCAAATGTACATAAAAATAGGGGCATATCAAAACCCCCCAGATGTGCAACACCCAGAtgaattcatctttttaaaaagtacacagaTGTCTTTTCCTAGTTGATTCTCACCACTGTGGTGTCCCGTTATGCTAGAAGGCACTAGAAGAAAGCGGTTTAGACCTTGCCTCCCTCTCTGATCTCATCTTttgcttcctcctttcctttcttgtttatagttttgccatatggatttttttgtttatggagttttccaaatatacTCCCATCCCTGGGCCTTTACACTTGCTGTTGGCTCTATGTGGAAGGAAACTTCTCCATCTTATGGATCACAGGCCCCTCCCTCCTGGCTTAAAGTGTCTTTCCCAGACCAAGGTCTACTCTGATGTATGGCAGGGTCAGTATTTACATTGTAAATAATAGCCAATTTATTTGCGTGTGTAAAGCTTATCTCCCCATCCTGGACATTAGGTCCTCTAGGACAGGGCCCGTGTCCACCACTGTGTGGCTGGCCAGAGTAGGTGCCctgtaaatgtttgctgagtgagTGCAAAGGGCTGTGATAGGGACCTGGGGGAGCGGGGACAAAGGCCGTGGGTCACCcttccctcctctgtctcccacaGCAAATCAGCCGGCATCAGGAGCAGTTCATCCAGATGTTGAATGAGCCCCCCGGGGAGCTGGTGGACATCTCAGACGTGGAGGGCGAGGTGGGCGCCATAGGTGAGGAGGCCCCGCAGATGAACTACATCCAGGTGACACCACAGGAGAAAGAAGCTATAGAGAGGGTAAGAGGCCTGTCCAAGAGGGTTGTGACCTCGTGGGTGGGCAGGGCCCTCACCTCTTGCTTATACCTGCCCGTCTTCCCACAGTTGAaggccctgggcttcccagagagCCTGGTGATCCAGGCCTACTTCGCTTGTGAAAAAAACGAGAACTTGGCTGCCAACTTCCTCCTGAGTCAGAACTTTGATGACGAGTGATGCTGGGAGGCCAGGCTGCccaccgccccctcctccccaccctcccatcccctctccacaaaagttttataaaagaaaaaaaatatatatatattcatgtttatttaagaagtggaaaaaaaaaatcaaaaactaaaaaaaagaaactccgaCCCAACTTCCCACTCTCCTAAAGTGGTCCCTCATTCCCATCTTGGCCTGAAAAGACCTGGGCCAGACAGCTGTCCCcgtctccccatcc
The DNA window shown above is from Bos indicus x Bos taurus breed Angus x Brahman F1 hybrid chromosome 7, Bos_hybrid_MaternalHap_v2.0, whole genome shotgun sequence and carries:
- the RAD23A gene encoding UV excision repair protein RAD23 homolog A isoform X2 translates to MAVTITLKTLQQQTFKIRMEPDETVKVLKEKIEAEKGRDAFPVAGQKLIYAGKILSDDVPIRDYRIDEKNFVVVMVTKAKTSPGTSVPSEASPTATPESSTSFPSAPASGMSHPPPTAREDKSPSEESAPTTSPESVSGSVPSSGSGGREEDAASTLVTGSEYETMLTEIMSMGYERERVVAALRASYNNPHRAVEYLLTGIPGSPEPEHGSVQESQVSEQPSTEAGENPLEFLRDQPQFQNMRQVIQQNPALLPALLQQLGQENPQLLQQISRHQEQFIQMLNEPPGELVDISDVEGEVGAIGEEAPQMNYIQVTPQEKEAIERLKALGFPESLVIQAYFACEKNENLAANFLLSQNFDDE
- the RAD23A gene encoding UV excision repair protein RAD23 homolog A isoform X1, which codes for MAVTITLKTLQQQTFKIRMEPDETVKVLKEKIEAEKGRDAFPVAGQKLIYAGKILSDDVPIRDYRIDEKNFVVVMVTKAKTSPGTSVPSEASPTATPESSTSFPSAPASGMSHPPPTAREDKSPSEESAPTTSPESVSGSVPSSGSGGREEDAASTLVTGSEYETMLTEIMSMGYERERVVAALRASYNNPHRAVEYLLTGIPGSPEPEHGSVQESQVSEQPSTEAAGENPLEFLRDQPQFQNMRQVIQQNPALLPALLQQLGQENPQLLQQISRHQEQFIQMLNEPPGELVDISDVEGEVGAIGEEAPQMNYIQVTPQEKEAIERLKALGFPESLVIQAYFACEKNENLAANFLLSQNFDDE